The following proteins come from a genomic window of Nitrosopumilaceae archaeon AB1(1):
- a CDS encoding amidohydrolase family protein, whose product MLSTGIIDTIGTDYVANQLKLKLDGKDIWSALAGFPGIGTALPILLGRGVNQNRITIEQLVNITSTNAAKIFGMYPNKGIIQEGFDADFVLVDMKMTKKIHKDMFGAYSDYSVYEGMEIVGWPVMTILRGGIVSENFEVVGEKGTGQFVPRKHIDL is encoded by the coding sequence TTGTTATCTACAGGAATAATAGATACAATTGGAACAGATTATGTAGCAAATCAGTTAAAACTAAAACTTGATGGTAAAGACATATGGAGTGCACTTGCAGGATTTCCAGGAATAGGTACAGCTCTGCCAATACTCTTAGGTAGAGGAGTGAATCAGAACAGAATTACAATTGAACAATTAGTCAATATAACAAGTACAAATGCTGCGAAAATATTTGGAATGTATCCAAACAAGGGAATCATTCAAGAAGGATTTGATGCTGATTTTGTTTTAGTGGATATGAAAATGACTAAAAAAATACACAAAGATATGTTTGGAGCATATTCAGATTACTCAGTTTATGAGGGAATGGAAATTGTCGGATGGCCTGTAATGACCATTTTACGAGGAGGTATAGTNAGTGAGAATTTTGAAGTTGTGGGTGAGAAAGGTACTGGACAATTTGTGCCACGAAAACACATAGATTTGTAA
- the rpiA gene encoding ribose-5-phosphate isomerase RpiA: MYDDAICAMAKDALKFVKDGQTLGLGSGRAATAFVKALSKHIKKQNIRIVGIPTSLQIRMVAEDGNIPLIDASQTERIDFVFDGADQIDSKKTLIKGGGGALLYENVLISMAKKVVIMADASKFVTHLNIPVPVEVYPSARNSVTLFVKRLGGNPSIRLLERGYPFITENGNIILDCNFKTIKQPSLLARKIIRPAGVMEVGIFERKPDIIYKANKHGKFSIIS, encoded by the coding sequence TTGTATGATGATGCAATCTGTGCTATGGCAAAAGATGCATTAAAGTTTGTCAAAGATGGACAAACACTTGGTCTTGGCAGTGGACGCGCGGCTACAGCATTTGTAAAGGCACTCTCCAAACACATCAAAAAGCAAAATATCCGTATTGTAGGTATTCCAACATCATTACAAATTCGTATGGTTGCAGAGGATGGTAATATTCCATTGATTGATGCATCTCAAACTGAGAGAATAGATTTTGTCTTTGATGGAGCAGATCAAATTGATTCTAAAAAAACTTTGATCAAAGGAGGAGGTGGTGCACTATTATATGAAAATGTGTTAATCAGTATGGCTAAAAAAGTTGTAATTATGGCAGATGCATCTAAATTTGTAACACATCTGAATATCCCGGTTCCAGTAGAGGTGTACCCTTCTGCACGAAATAGTGTTACTCTCTTTGTAAAGCGTCTTGGTGGTAATCCTAGTATTCGTTTGCTTGAGCGTGGTTATCCATTCATAACAGAAAATGGTAATATTATACTTGATTGCAACTTTAAAACCATTAAACAACCATCACTTCTTGCTAGAAAAATTATTCGCCCAGCTGGTGTAATGGAAGTTGGCATCTTTGAGAGAAAACCTGATATCATATACAAGGCAAATAAACATGGTAAATTTTCTATAATTAGTTAA
- a CDS encoding 50S ribosomal protein L37e, with amino-acid sequence MVKGTTSMGGFTKKHVHIRCRRCGKNSFHLRHGRCASCGFPDSKIRKYSWIKWYT; translated from the coding sequence ATGGTAAAAGGTACAACCTCTATGGGCGGTTTTACAAAAAAACATGTTCATATAAGATGTAGACGTTGCGGTAAAAATTCTTTTCATTTACGTCATGGTAGATGCGCAAGTTGTGGATTTCCAGATTCAAAGATTAGAAAATATTCTTGGATCAAATGGTATACTTAG
- a CDS encoding LSM domain-containing protein has protein sequence MSVDMAVKILDESINKIVLIKLKGNKVIRGNLQGFNQHMNLLLEQSEELLNDDKTNSLGTIIVRGDNVIMISPPPA, from the coding sequence ATGTCTGTAGATATGGCTGTAAAAATACTTGATGAGAGTATAAACAAAATTGTACTGATAAAGCTAAAGGGTAACAAGGTTATTCGTGGAAACTTGCAAGGATTCAATCAACACATGAATCTTCTCTTAGAGCAATCCGAGGAATTACTAAATGATGATAAAACAAATAGTCTTGGAACCATTATTGTACGTGGTGATAACGTCATTATGATATCCCCACCCCCTGCGTAG
- a CDS encoding carbamoyltransferase, protein MTYILGISCYYHNSVAALLKDGHVIAAVEEERFSRKKFDDDFPKLAIQWCLDESGITSNHINSIAFYDKPILKFERLLDNYIAVAPRGLYSFLDTIPKWLHKRLWIKYEIKKTLPEFKGNIAFIEHHMSHAAHTFFTSPFTEAAILTIDGVGEWSTTSLGSAHNNTITLTNDLRWPHSLGLFYSAFTYFLGFQVNEGEYKLMGLASYGKPKYYDQILNNLVDVKDDGSIHLNMNYFAFTYDKIMTNDSFAKLFEILPRKKNEIVQQIHLDIGASAQKVLEDIILKMANHVYQKTKLPNLCLGGGVALNGVANYKVLYESEFDNVHIPPSPGDAGSAVGCAQYLYYTNKKNFRVVDEIHKQIQENVYVGPSFDNQKIRQFLDLENIIYETFDRQELLIKTANLIADGNIVGWYNGKMEWGPRALGNRSILADPRRADMKDILNEKIKHRESFRPFAPSILEEYVSSYFDIDRPSPYMLMVAPVKKPDDIPAVTHVDGTGRLQTVSKFTNPLYYDLINEFYKITNVPVIINTSMNVMGEPIVNTPQQAYQMIVKTDMDYLVLGNNLVTK, encoded by the coding sequence TTGACATATATCCTTGGTATATCTTGTTATTACCATAATTCAGTCGCTGCACTACTCAAAGATGGGCATGTAATAGCGGCAGTAGAAGAAGAACGATTTTCACGTAAAAAATTTGATGATGATTTTCCAAAATTAGCCATTCAATGGTGTCTAGATGAATCAGGAATTACATCAAATCACATAAATTCTATTGCATTTTATGATAAACCTATTTTAAAATTTGAACGATTATTAGATAATTATATTGCAGTTGCTCCTAGAGGATTATACAGTTTTTTAGACACAATTCCTAAATGGCTTCACAAAAGATTATGGATAAAGTATGAAATTAAAAAAACATTACCAGAATTTAAAGGAAATATTGCATTTATAGAACATCATATGTCACATGCAGCACATACATTTTTTACATCTCCATTTACTGAAGCAGCTATTCTTACGATAGATGGTGTTGGGGAATGGAGTACAACTTCATTGGGTAGTGCACATAATAATACAATAACTCTTACAAATGATCTCAGATGGCCCCATTCATTGGGATTATTTTACTCAGCATTCACATATTTTCTAGGATTTCAAGTAAATGAAGGAGAATACAAGCTTATGGGTTTGGCGTCATATGGTAAACCAAAATACTATGATCAGATTTTGAATAACCTTGTAGATGTGAAAGATGATGGAAGCATACATCTGAATATGAACTATTTTGCATTTACATATGATAAGATTATGACCAACGATTCATTTGCAAAGCTATTTGAAATTTTACCACGTAAAAAAAATGAAATAGTACAACAGATTCATTTGGATATAGGTGCTAGTGCACAAAAAGTACTAGAAGACATCATATTAAAGATGGCGAATCATGTTTACCAAAAGACAAAGTTACCGAATCTATGTCTGGGTGGTGGAGTAGCTCTTAATGGAGTTGCGAATTATAAAGTATTGTATGAATCCGAATTTGATAATGTTCATATCCCACCATCTCCAGGTGATGCTGGTAGTGCAGTAGGTTGTGCACAGTATTTGTACTATACTAATAAAAAAAATTTCAGAGTTGTAGACGAAATCCATAAACAAATCCAAGAAAATGTATATGTTGGTCCATCTTTTGATAATCAAAAAATAAGACAGTTTTTAGATTTGGAAAATATAATATATGAGACATTTGATAGGCAGGAATTACTCATAAAAACTGCAAATCTAATTGCAGATGGAAATATTGTAGGATGGTATAATGGAAAGATGGAGTGGGGACCAAGAGCACTTGGAAATCGTAGTATACTAGCAGATCCTAGACGTGCAGATATGAAAGATATTTTAAATGAAAAGATAAAGCATAGAGAATCTTTTAGGCCCTTTGCGCCATCAATTCTAGAAGAATATGTTTCGAGTTATTTTGACATAGATCGACCTAGTCCATATATGTTGATGGTGGCGCCTGTAAAAAAACCAGATGATATTCCTGCTGTAACTCATGTTGATGGCACAGGAAGGTTACAAACTGTATCTAAATTCACAAACCCATTATATTATGATCTAATTAATGAGTTTTATAAGATTACTAATGTACCAGTAATTATAAACACGTCTATGAATGTAATGGGAGAACCCATAGTTAATACTCCACAACAAGCATACCAGATGATTGTAAAGACAGATATGGATTATCTAGTTTTAGGAAATAATTTGGTGACGAAATAA
- a CDS encoding SGNH/GDSL hydrolase family protein has product MSVQISYKKQTLFFIFLILIVLVIVEGVIRYMDTYAYDCNFTNHELFKNYTRSELEELCQNYTFKFDYSDNIRRLIPLQGSYVNINSEGYRGAEFNFNDDDYKVFFLGGSTAFGSGASGDNFTIPSLLEKKFDDTGVDIIVINAGISGATSYDERYYLENYILKYSPNIIIMYDGWNDLLVQNNLTYDERVLLFGNNKPNTGIVALMAKLDYRTGVGIGSYIRELYITNTQVKINLQETQNGLYENWSEVCKIGTQNNFQTINILQPIIGTSNRTISQFESINTDLRDSMLALNLNSSKYYPCDKIYDLRNAFAGMDGVTIYYDDGHTIDFGNEIIADQIFKIIYPVVTADMLS; this is encoded by the coding sequence TTGTCAGTACAAATTTCATATAAAAAACAGACATTATTTTTTATTTTTCTAATACTTATTGTTTTAGTGATTGTAGAGGGCGTGATACGTTATATGGATACGTATGCGTATGATTGTAACTTTACGAACCATGAATTATTCAAAAATTATACACGTTCTGAGCTAGAAGAACTTTGTCAAAATTATACATTTAAGTTTGATTATTCAGACAATATACGACGTCTCATACCTTTGCAAGGTAGTTATGTTAACATAAATTCAGAAGGATATAGAGGAGCAGAATTTAATTTTAACGATGATGATTACAAGGTGTTCTTTTTGGGCGGATCTACAGCATTCGGTTCTGGTGCATCAGGAGATAATTTCACAATTCCTAGTTTACTTGAAAAAAAATTTGATGATACAGGAGTAGATATCATAGTGATCAATGCGGGTATTTCTGGTGCAACTTCTTATGATGAACGATATTATTTAGAAAATTATATTCTAAAATATTCCCCAAATATAATAATCATGTATGATGGATGGAATGATTTACTAGTTCAGAATAATTTGACATATGATGAACGTGTACTTTTATTTGGTAATAATAAACCCAATACCGGCATTGTCGCATTAATGGCAAAATTAGATTACAGAACTGGTGTAGGAATTGGTAGTTACATAAGGGAATTGTATATAACAAATACACAAGTAAAAATTAATCTTCAAGAAACACAGAACGGACTATACGAAAATTGGTCCGAAGTATGTAAGATAGGTACACAAAATAATTTCCAAACAATCAATATTTTACAGCCAATAATTGGAACTAGTAACCGTACTATCTCACAATTTGAATCAATAAATACAGATCTAAGAGATTCTATGTTGGCATTAAATCTAAATTCATCAAAATATTATCCGTGTGATAAGATATATGATTTAAGAAACGCATTTGCAGGTATGGATGGGGTAACAATTTATTATGATGATGGACATACAATTGATTTTGGAAATGAAATAATAGCAGACCAAATTTTTAAAATAATTTATCCAGTAGTAACAGCAGATATGTTGTCCTGA
- a CDS encoding creatininase family protein, with product MAKSTPENKVSIVDILDQFDPLLRKNLKNNKHTALIPIGSIEQHGSHLPVSTDLDIVNAIAKRLATKMKFILLPSVSYGISFEHKPFFNLSIRNSTMQSLLLDICNSLLENNIKKIIILNGHHGNQDALKKLERKINKKHVSIFSYWHFMNDTFDHAGLIETSLMLAISKNVKMNLAKPGLLLDGMTKKEILQLSKKAELSFPSVTPNGVWGDPTKATATRGKQLLAEIVNNLAKECKM from the coding sequence TTGGCGAAAAGTACACCTGAAAATAAAGTGAGCATTGTGGATATTTTAGATCAATTCGATCCCTTGCTACGTAAAAATCTAAAAAATAATAAACATACTGCATTGATACCCATAGGTTCTATTGAACAACACGGATCACATCTACCTGTATCTACAGATTTAGATATTGTAAATGCAATTGCAAAAAGACTTGCTACAAAAATGAAATTTATACTTTTACCAAGTGTGTCATATGGTATATCTTTTGAGCATAAACCATTTTTTAATCTCAGTATTCGAAATTCTACCATGCAATCTTTATTATTGGATATTTGTAATTCGCTTTTGGAAAATAATATAAAAAAAATCATAATACTTAATGGACATCATGGAAATCAAGATGCTTTAAAAAAACTGGAGAGAAAAATAAATAAAAAACATGTATCTATTTTTTCATATTGGCATTTTATGAATGATACATTTGATCATGCAGGGCTGATTGAGACATCCCTCATGCTTGCAATATCAAAGAATGTAAAAATGAATTTGGCAAAACCTGGTCTGCTTTTAGATGGTATGACAAAAAAAGAAATTCTACAATTATCTAAAAAAGCGGAATTATCCTTTCCTAGCGTGACCCCAAATGGAGTTTGGGGAGATCCTACAAAGGCTACGGCAACTAGGGGGAAACAATTGTTGGCAGAAATTGTAAATAATCTTGCAAAAGAATGTAAGATGTAA
- a CDS encoding formyltetrahydrofolate deformylase produces MKKMTIGIVVVGKDKEGLVASFTNFIFQNNGNIESLNQNVINSLFGMHMETSFTKLDIKKFNTDLKSIAKKYNVDAYTHHEIGSKKNIAIFVTKESHCLSIILNSRKSLRGIIKVIVGTDPTLKSMANKAKIPFVLVEDKNQEKAESKLITICKKYNIDLIVLARYMRILSSNFVWRYPNRIINIHPSLLPAFSGAFAYAQAYERGAKIIGVTSHYVTENLNQGPIIAQESFKVDPKHSLTILKNKGQKLEAKTLLHAVKLHLNNKLDVRWRKVHLKIK; encoded by the coding sequence ATGAAAAAAATGACGATAGGTATTGTAGTAGTAGGAAAAGATAAAGAAGGATTAGTTGCCTCTTTTACTAATTTCATATTTCAAAATAACGGTAATATTGAAAGTCTGAATCAAAATGTAATTAATTCTCTTTTTGGTATGCATATGGAGACATCTTTTACCAAACTTGATATTAAAAAATTTAATACTGATTTAAAGTCTATTGCAAAAAAATATAATGTAGATGCTTACACACATCATGAAATAGGTTCTAAAAAAAATATTGCGATATTTGTAACTAAAGAATCTCATTGTTTGAGTATAATATTGAATTCACGTAAATCACTTCGAGGTATCATCAAAGTTATTGTTGGAACAGATCCAACACTAAAGTCAATGGCTAATAAAGCTAAAATTCCATTTGTACTAGTTGAAGACAAAAATCAAGAAAAAGCAGAATCTAAACTTATTACTATATGTAAAAAATATAATATTGATCTTATCGTACTTGCACGTTATATGCGAATACTAAGCTCAAATTTTGTATGGCGATATCCCAATAGAATAATTAACATACATCCTTCTCTATTACCGGCGTTCTCTGGAGCCTTTGCATATGCTCAAGCTTATGAGAGGGGGGCAAAAATTATTGGTGTTACATCTCATTATGTCACTGAAAATTTAAATCAAGGTCCTATAATAGCACAGGAATCTTTCAAGGTGGATCCTAAACATTCTCTCACCATTCTAAAAAATAAAGGTCAAAAATTAGAGGCGAAGACTCTATTGCATGCCGTGAAACTGCATCTGAATAATAAATTAGATGTACGTTGGCGAAAAGTACACCTGAAAATAAAGTGA
- a CDS encoding minichromosome maintenance protein MCM, whose protein sequence is MTMAEIQFNEEGVKDMVKEFLVEFKEDNLYKYVEQIDQMMSKNSKFITIDYDDLILRPDIESRFNASPDMMLTGFAKAVKEILQMRFVEYAEQIKDDIRIRIVNYPLQRSLRQINSDVISNMTSVSGMVVRASEVKPLAKEMVYTCPDDHITQIYIQKGMSVNVPAKCSDPNCSHRDLEPNPEHSKFIDFQMLRLQELPEDLPPGQLPQYIDITIKQDLVDNARPGDRVILTGIVRIEQEPISGIGKTNSAVYRLRIDGNNIEFLGGRGVKSSRRSERETSSPEEEKIIRTLGNNSDIYKRLVESFAPHIQGHSLIKESILLLIVGSTQRVLADGAKIRGDINIFLVGDPGTAKSEMLKFCARIAPRGLYTSGRGFTAAGLTAAVVRDKSGIMMLEAGAVVLGDQGLVCIDEFDKMKPEDRSALHEVMEQQSASIAKGGIVATLNARTSILAAANPMYGKYDPFKNITENVNLPIPLLTRFDLIFVVRDIPSKERDRMIAKHIIKLHTPSGIGGRAPVDVDILTKYLAFAKRINPILTEGAETKILDYYMQMRNVDSDDMITVTPRQLEGLLRLATARARLCLRDRVEEEDAERAVFLMQSMLQDAGVDVNTGKVDLGVLQGKPRSEVSKMQLFMDILKSLEGESKIAVEEGKLIKELVNSEKFNESDAHIYIRKMKAEASIYESKTGHYNIT, encoded by the coding sequence ATGACAATGGCAGAGATACAATTTAATGAGGAAGGAGTAAAAGATATGGTCAAAGAATTCCTAGTTGAATTCAAAGAAGATAATCTCTACAAATACGTTGAACAAATTGATCAAATGATGTCAAAGAATTCTAAATTTATAACCATTGATTATGATGATCTCATATTACGCCCTGATATTGAGTCAAGATTTAATGCTAGTCCAGATATGATGTTAACAGGATTTGCAAAGGCCGTAAAAGAGATTTTGCAGATGAGATTTGTAGAATATGCTGAGCAAATCAAGGACGATATTCGTATACGTATTGTAAATTATCCTCTTCAGCGTAGTTTGAGACAGATAAATTCTGATGTTATAAGCAATATGACTAGTGTCTCTGGAATGGTTGTTAGAGCATCGGAGGTAAAACCATTAGCAAAAGAGATGGTTTACACCTGTCCTGATGATCACATTACACAGATTTACATACAAAAAGGTATGAGTGTAAATGTACCTGCAAAATGTTCAGATCCAAATTGTTCACATCGTGATTTAGAACCTAATCCAGAACATAGTAAATTTATAGATTTTCAGATGCTTCGTCTTCAAGAATTGCCAGAAGATTTACCACCAGGACAGTTACCACAGTATATTGATATTACAATAAAGCAGGATCTTGTAGATAATGCTAGACCCGGCGATCGTGTTATTTTAACTGGCATAGTACGTATAGAACAAGAACCAATTTCAGGAATAGGGAAAACAAACAGTGCCGTGTACAGATTACGAATTGATGGAAATAATATTGAGTTCTTGGGAGGTCGTGGTGTAAAATCATCAAGAAGATCAGAGAGAGAGACTAGTTCACCAGAAGAAGAAAAAATAATTCGTACACTAGGTAATAATTCGGATATCTATAAAAGACTTGTAGAGTCATTTGCACCACATATACAGGGACATTCATTAATCAAGGAATCCATATTATTACTAATCGTTGGATCCACGCAAAGAGTATTAGCAGATGGAGCAAAGATACGTGGAGATATCAACATATTTTTAGTCGGTGATCCAGGAACGGCTAAAAGTGAGATGCTCAAATTTTGTGCGAGAATTGCCCCTAGGGGATTATACACTTCAGGTAGAGGATTTACCGCTGCAGGTTTGACGGCTGCCGTTGTTCGAGATAAATCAGGAATAATGATGTTGGAGGCAGGAGCTGTGGTACTGGGAGATCAGGGACTCGTATGTATTGATGAATTTGATAAAATGAAGCCAGAGGATAGAAGTGCGTTACACGAAGTCATGGAACAACAATCTGCAAGTATAGCCAAAGGAGGAATTGTTGCAACTCTTAATGCACGTACATCCATTTTAGCTGCTGCAAATCCCATGTATGGTAAATATGATCCATTCAAGAATATAACAGAGAATGTGAATCTACCCATTCCATTACTAACTAGATTTGATCTGATATTTGTAGTCAGAGACATACCATCAAAAGAAAGAGATAGAATGATAGCGAAGCACATCATAAAACTACACACTCCTAGTGGAATAGGTGGACGAGCACCGGTAGATGTTGATATTTTAACAAAATACCTAGCGTTTGCAAAACGAATTAATCCAATACTTACAGAAGGTGCAGAGACCAAGATACTAGATTATTACATGCAAATGAGAAATGTGGATTCTGACGATATGATTACAGTTACACCAAGACAGCTGGAGGGATTACTTCGGTTAGCTACAGCACGTGCTAGACTCTGTTTGAGAGATAGAGTAGAGGAGGAAGACGCAGAACGTGCAGTCTTTTTGATGCAAAGTATGTTGCAAGATGCAGGTGTGGATGTAAATACGGGTAAAGTAGATTTGGGGGTTTTGCAAGGAAAACCTAGAAGTGAAGTCTCAAAGATGCAGCTATTCATGGATATCTTAAAGTCATTAGAAGGAGAGAGCAAAATAGCAGTTGAGGAAGGTAAATTGATCAAAGAATTGGTAAATAGTGAGAAATTCAATGAAAGTGATGCACACATATACATTAGAAAAATGAAAGCAGAAGCATCAATATATGAATCTAAAACAGGTCATTACAACATCACATGA
- a CDS encoding UDP-N-acetylglucosamine-1-phosphate transferase, producing the protein MQEKDLFEWLFIGVLTSVIAFFIVFALTPIWIKFLEKMNWVVDDRHRKGGAKVSHPGGPVLLAGILGAEITLYAFLGTTEILAVIFTTTFAFIVGIIDDVKIMSGWFKPLALAVSSIPIIILGTYDTSIAFPLFGNLEISWLYLAVIPLTISLLGNTLNSIDVMNGLSSIFMVIASIVLIIGLIIVENYEMAFVVLPLLFVSIAFYKYHKFPTRIFPGDSGALVFGVMYGTLAIVGNVEIIAIIALLPAVINSFLFLSSAKRIVEHRQIGARPTEMTDDFKIKSTKSVKAAISLVRLLVAKKPLTEKEIVIQVVKLTLVSGILSVVTALMINSEISIIGNNGV; encoded by the coding sequence ATGCAAGAAAAAGATCTATTTGAATGGCTTTTCATTGGAGTGTTAACATCTGTAATTGCATTTTTTATTGTATTTGCTCTAACTCCAATTTGGATTAAATTCTTGGAGAAAATGAATTGGGTAGTAGATGATAGACATCGTAAAGGGGGTGCTAAAGTAAGTCACCCTGGAGGTCCGGTTTTATTAGCAGGGATATTAGGTGCAGAGATTACACTGTATGCATTTTTGGGTACCACAGAAATACTTGCAGTAATATTCACAACAACCTTTGCATTTATTGTTGGAATTATAGATGATGTAAAAATTATGAGTGGTTGGTTTAAACCATTGGCTCTAGCTGTATCATCAATTCCAATCATTATTCTAGGAACATATGATACTAGTATAGCATTTCCACTCTTTGGCAATCTTGAAATTTCTTGGTTGTATCTTGCTGTAATACCATTAACCATATCTTTGCTAGGAAATACACTCAATTCCATAGATGTAATGAATGGTTTATCAAGTATTTTTATGGTAATTGCAAGTATAGTTTTAATAATTGGGTTAATAATTGTAGAAAATTATGAGATGGCGTTTGTAGTACTACCACTACTTTTTGTGTCCATTGCATTTTACAAATATCATAAATTTCCNACTAGAATATTCCCTGGAGATTCCGGAGCGCTTGTATTTGGTGTAATGTATGGAACATTGGCAATAGTTGGAAATGTAGAGATTATAGCAATAATTGCACTACTTCCAGCAGTGATCAACTCATTCTTGTTTTTATCAAGTGCGAAACGAATAGTTGAACATCGTCAAATTGGGGCAAGACCAACCGAGATGACTGATGATTTTAAAATAAAATCAACTAAAAGCGTAAAAGCTGCAATATCACTCGTACGTCTATTGGTTGCAAAAAAACCATTAACAGAGAAAGAAATTGTGATTCAAGTGGTGAAGCTAACGCTTGTTTCTGGAATTTTATCTGTCGTTACAGCCCTGATGATAAATTCAGAGATATCCATCATAGGAAATAATGGGGTGTAA
- a CDS encoding replication factor C small subunit, with protein MSMTDIMWVEKYRPTKLSDIVGQTEIIKSIEALLKNQSEMPHLLFSGSAGVGKTTTALCLTHHILGKNRKNNVLELNASDERGIGMVRERVKKFSRFVSMGADVPFKIIILDEADEMTSDAQTALRRIIEDTAKYCRFILIANNVSKIIGPIQSRCSAFKFSGISKKELTAHLKTIAKSEKIKVDEEGLNTIYEHAKGDLRHSINILQTVSSSGDVTVDNVKAISGLAKSQDVEGILAKAIKGDVSTARTEMIELIKLQGMSEADFLKYINQAANKMELENLSKVIQIIAKYDYRILVGANAEIQLSALLSELSNIEN; from the coding sequence ATGTCAATGACAGATATTATGTGGGTTGAAAAATACCGTCCAACTAAATTATCAGATATAGTAGGACAGACAGAGATTATTAAAAGCATTGAGGCCTTGTTAAAAAATCAATCAGAGATGCCACATTTACTTTTCTCAGGTTCTGCAGGAGTAGGAAAGACAACTACAGCACTATGTCTCACACATCATATTTTAGGAAAAAATAGAAAAAATAACGTATTGGAATTAAACGCATCTGATGAACGTGGCATAGGAATGGTTAGAGAACGTGTAAAAAAATTCTCGAGATTTGTAAGTATGGGCGCAGATGTTCCATTTAAAATAATTATTTTAGACGAAGCTGATGAAATGACATCTGATGCTCAAACAGCGTTACGAAGAATAATTGAAGATACTGCAAAATACTGTAGATTTATTTTAATTGCAAATAATGTATCAAAGATAATTGGTCCCATACAAAGCAGATGTTCTGCATTCAAATTTTCAGGAATATCAAAGAAAGAACTAACCGCACATTTGAAAACCATTGCAAAATCTGAAAAAATCAAAGTTGATGAAGAGGGATTAAATACGATTTATGAACATGCAAAAGGTGATCTACGTCATTCTATCAATATTTTACAAACCGTATCAAGTTCTGGTGATGTAACGGTAGATAATGTCAAAGCAATCTCAGGTTTGGCAAAATCACAAGATGTCGAAGGCATACTAGCCAAAGCCATCAAGGGGGATGTTAGCACAGCACGTACAGAGATGATCGAATTAATCAAGTTACAAGGTATGTCTGAAGCAGATTTTCTTAAATATATCAATCAGGCAGCAAACAAAATGGAATTAGAAAATTTGAGCAAAGTGATACAGATTATAGCAAAATATGATTATCGAATTCTTGTTGGTGCAAATGCCGAAATACAGTTATCTGCATTATTATCTGAATTATCAAACATTGAGAATTAA
- a CDS encoding ferredoxin family protein, whose product MPIAENFPEGLKPTGKILHSDGENFHFVWGPGRSDAEAFSNQECIDAYKARGEEQVPLGVSGTMVAVDWDSCVADGACIESCPVQVFQWYRTEKDISNIEATTATFDGTGSSEKEERKDYTDKADPIREHDCIWCMACVSVCPPQAIIVNQSNLEAHEKAAGTFVKMESGSENPHSHD is encoded by the coding sequence ATGCCAATAGCAGAAAATTTCCCAGAAGGTCTAAAACCTACTGGCAAAATTCTTCATTCCGATGGAGAAAATTTCCATTTCGTATGGGGTCCTGGCAGAAGTGATGCAGAAGCATTCTCAAATCAAGAATGTATAGACGCATACAAAGCTAGGGGAGAAGAACAAGTTCCTCTCGGTGTCAGTGGTACTATGGTTGCTGTTGATTGGGATTCTTGTGTTGCTGATGGTGCTTGTATAGAATCATGTCCAGTACAAGTATTTCAATGGTACAGAACTGAAAAAGATATATCAAACATCGAAGCTACAACTGCAACATTTGATGGTACTGGTAGCTCTGAAAAAGAAGAACGTAAAGACTATACTGACAAGGCTGATCCAATACGAGAACATGATTGTATTTGGTGCATGGCCTGTGTGTCTGTATGTCCTCCACAAGCAATCATCGTCAATCAATCCAATCTAGAAGCACATGAAAAAGCAGCCGGAACATTTGTAAAAATGGAATCTGGTTCTGAAAACCCACACTCACACGATTAG